In Bremerella alba, one genomic interval encodes:
- a CDS encoding formylglycine-generating enzyme family protein, which yields MPAGLNNTKYLFALGLVCLVAGVAIYFTYGRPAVSKPPSLSIESTDNSSDQVLIPGGTYLIGNDAGPRDTRPARRIKLKPFQIDRTEVTNAMFNEFVQATGYQTDAERKGHSLCFDKTSRQFVRQEGANWQQPDGPDSSILGKETVPVIHVSWYDANAYAKWAGKRLPTEFQWEAAARGQSSNGDFPWARDSELEPHHLANLWQGEFPLHDQTLDNYHGIAPVATFPAAEHDIFDLAGNVAEWTSSHYAEDSYTLIGDVEPTGPNGGEMRVTRGGSWLSSDQTGVSEAAMWYRGKLTPETSTNFTGFRCVTDNERSR from the coding sequence ATGCCTGCTGGGCTTAACAACACGAAATACCTTTTCGCTCTAGGCTTGGTCTGCCTCGTCGCCGGGGTAGCTATCTACTTCACTTACGGTCGACCAGCCGTTTCAAAGCCTCCTTCGCTGTCGATTGAATCCACAGATAACTCCTCGGATCAGGTCTTAATCCCAGGCGGAACGTATCTAATTGGGAACGATGCCGGACCACGCGATACCCGCCCCGCTCGACGCATCAAGCTGAAGCCTTTTCAGATCGATCGCACCGAGGTAACCAACGCGATGTTTAACGAGTTCGTTCAGGCAACCGGTTATCAAACCGACGCCGAACGAAAAGGGCACAGCCTGTGCTTCGATAAGACTTCCCGGCAATTTGTCCGCCAAGAGGGTGCAAACTGGCAACAGCCGGACGGTCCCGATTCTTCCATTCTCGGCAAGGAAACAGTTCCGGTCATTCATGTTTCGTGGTACGACGCAAATGCCTACGCGAAGTGGGCAGGCAAACGCCTACCCACTGAATTTCAGTGGGAAGCGGCCGCTCGTGGGCAGTCATCAAACGGAGACTTTCCATGGGCGAGGGATTCGGAATTGGAACCCCATCATTTAGCGAACCTCTGGCAAGGTGAATTCCCCTTACACGACCAAACGCTCGACAATTACCACGGGATCGCTCCCGTAGCTACCTTCCCTGCCGCCGAGCACGATATATTCGACTTGGCCGGAAATGTCGCGGAATGGACTTCAAGCCATTACGCCGAGGACAGCTACACTCTAATAGGCGATGTCGAACCCACTGGCCCCAACGGTGGTGAGATGCGTGTCACGCGCGGTGGAAGTTGGCTAAGCTCCGACCAGACAGGCGTAAGCGAAGCGGCAATGTGGTACCGTGGAAAACTCACACCTGAAACCAGCACGAATTTCACCGGCTTCCGCTGCGTGAC